Genomic DNA from Leishmania mexicana MHOM/GT/2001/U1103 complete genome, chromosome 15:
TGTCACCATCGCGCGGCCTttggaaagggaagggggggggagctggagcgagggggagaagagggcgtGTGCACACGCTTCGGCGAGCGCGCTGTTGCCATCGTCGCAGTCGTCAACCAAAGAGTAGCCCCTGCAAGAGGGAGCGGGTGCGCAGTTGGTGGCCTGTGGCGAACACCACGTCCACTTCGGACGCCGTTCTGCAGGCCTCCACGAGTGGGGCCCGCATCACAAAGATTGCTGCCGCGTACATGGGCAGCAACCACAGAGCGCAAGGAGTGCTAGTGTCGTGTGgggcggcgttggcgaggCCAGTGGGCAACGACAGGGGACTGCGACGGTGCATTTCACGCATGTGGTAGGACAGCACCAGGTCCCAGAAGGACAGCACTTCGAAGGCATCGAGGAGGTCTGCGAAGCCCGTCAACATCCACCGCATCGCCAGCACGAGCGGCGGGTACTGCAGATCGCGCGTTGCGTGCAGGACGGCCGGCAgtgccagctgctgcacgaggCTCTCGAAGAGCAAACAGCACTGAAAAAGTTCGGGCGTGGGGCCCTGCAGTCGACCCCACAGCTGCGTCATgatcgctgccgccagctCGTACTGCTCGACCGTGTCGCTCGTCACGTTGCAGAGGGCACCCAGCAGGAAGGTGAACCCCTCCAAAGGAGCAACGCCGCAGGGCAAGGCTTTTTGGTGGATGAGATTCTTCTCGGGATACTGCAGGTAAGTCACGTAGCTGTCGAGCTGAGCCCCTGGTCTGCCCAACTGCTTCAGCGCATGCACCATCTTCGGGTCTGGCAGACTGCGAtccaccaccatcgccgtcgacAGCACCTCCACGTCGTCGGTGTACACAAAGTATttgtcgctgtcgccgacgCTGACGAACATGTCGTCCAGGGCGAGACGCTgaagcagccgcgcgcgGTTCTCCTCCTTCGACGAGAGGTAGTGATGGTGGAAGCGCCGCTTCACCCTCTCGCGCGCCTGCCGGGAGGAGCAGGTGAGGTAGCGCGCGAGACCGTGGCGCAGGTGGTTTGTCATGAACTCCCCCTGCGCCAGGAACATAGGCTTGCCGTCTGTCACCGCCAacggcacctgcagcgcacgGGCGTATAGGAAACGGCGTACGGAGGGGTGAAGCCCCTCGCGCAGGAGAGCCGCCATCTGCTCCGTCTCGTCGCCGAAGCGCAAGAACACGTCCGTCTGAGCCTCCGCCAGCTCTAACGTGCTGTCTAGGGCCCCTCTTGGGTGGTACTTGCTCAGCTGTTGCGGGTGCAGTTCGGCGAAGtactcgcgcagcgcctccaacGGGGGGACGATGCTGGGGAAAATGCGAAGCGCCTGGACGTGACGCTCAAACACCGTGAGGATACCCAACTGATCGACGCCCAACACGCCGCTGTCCCAGGCGGAGGCTGGAAGCACCCCAGCGGTGACGATGgcctgctgcgcttcttcgGAGTTGATACCATCCACGAGACAACGGAACAGCAGCGAGATGGGTGGCAGCCccacgcgctcctcctccatggcgGCCTCTGCGTTGATGCCAGCGGTGGCCTTCCTGGGCGACCGGGTGTCTTTGCCAGCGCTGGACTTCCGCACCTCGGCAACCTTGAAGTGCTGCGAGACGGCTCTTGCCCAGAGGAAGCGCGCGTGCTCCAGCAAGTGAGAaagcagcacgcacacctgcGTGTTCTCAGCCGCACTGTCGGCAACGCTATCATCGACTGAGGCCACCGCCTCACCTTTAGTATTGCTGGCAGAGTCTGGCACTCCCTCGGCGGAGGTGGACCGGGAGAGTTGCTTCTTGGCCTCCCagtccttctcctccttggtCCGCTGTGCCACCAgtcgctcctgcagctgcgctacCACCTTGTTCTGCCGAGATACAACGCTGTGCAGCGAGCTAATCAGGTCGGCGCCGGAGGGAGGGTTCACAGGCGCCGCGTTGGACGGCATCAACGATTGCGCCTTTACCGCCTCGGCCCACTGTGAACTGAGGAACCCGGTCCACGTGTCCAGCGACGAGAGCGACACATCAGCGATGCCACCTGCAGTGTACGCTGCGCCATCAGTGGCCCTGGCTAGCGATGgactctgctgcgcctgctgctgatgtGCCGCTGATGCccgcgcagcgctgcggtgAATTGTGGCACTGTCACGCGAtgggcgagagagagtggcGTAGGCCAGCGGGGTGCTCTGCGACATAAGGAGCGAGGGTGCTGCGATGATGTCGGCGTGTATGTTCACTGCTGTCACTGATGTCGGTAGTGACGTCAGCGCACAGAGCACTGATGGAAGACGCGGatgatgggggtggggagaggagggccaAGGGaagaggtgtgtgtgagagagacgACGTGCGGTGATCTACGCGGAGGTGGCGATGACGTGCTTCTCACGCACGTACGCAGACAGAAGAAAGGAGGGAGGAATGGAAAGAGGAGAGTCGCGCtcagcagagagaggggaggggggcgggggcggcggccacaCGCGGATGAGCGTGGCTTGACagcatccccctcccccacgaAAAGCTAAAATTGGTCACGGGCACCCACATGTGCGCCAGCGGTGCCACCGACCGATACGATGCCATCGGGGCGGGTGCGTGTGACGTCATACGTGTCCGCGTGTGTCTTTGCCTGTGTGCCGTGGGGCTCTCTGTGAGGAAAACATCGGCTGCCGtaacagagagagacggtgaCAACTGACCCCGTGTGCATCTagtccttctccctcctcctctcatgCCGGTGTCAACGGAGATGAAGCGAACGACAACGGCGGCTGCCCCAACGTTGCAGCGTACCAGCGCTTCGGGTGTGCCGGCCGCAGCTCGACGATGACGTTGAAGCGGAAGACCTCGCTGCCTGCGTCCGTTTCCGCATCCGCATCACTCCCGACACATGCGGCGCTCGGAGATGGGCTGCGCAGCCCATCTCTGCGCGGTGTTCCAGCGACCCAGTCCCGCCGCACCCGATGCAGCACGCCGGGCAGAGCGCCTCCCGACACCGCCCCGAGCATATTTCCTGCCATGACGACGGCCTCTCCGGTGTGCGCGGTCAGGACCGGCTCCCAGTGCGGAAGCGTGCCCGGCATATTCGACGCTTCACCGCGCACGGATGTTGGCGGGGAGGCCACAGTAGCCGTGTGGTACCCCGGCCGATTCGCGAAGGGCGTCAGCACCGCGTCGGTTGTGCTCACCTCCAGCCCACCTGCTGACCCCACGAGCAAGGCGGTGCACAAGCCAGGATCGACGTGCGGTCGACATCCAGAGCCTGCCGGGTACCGTAGCACCCGCAGCACGGAGTTCCGGCCCAAGTTGCTGAGAATCTCGTCAcgggcggcagaggagacgCCTGGCTCCCGaagcgcctcctgcgcgtAGCTGAGAGTGGCCTCATGCAGGCCAGTACATATCCACCGCACCTCGATGGGCAACTGCTGGTACACGGTGTTGGCCTCGTACatgtggtgcagcggcagctcgaTGTGATCGCGGCGGTGCCCATGCACGCCACCACGTCGACGAACGAAGGGGCGGAGTGGGCTGCTTGTGCCGGACACACTGTAGAGAGTCGCCACATTccggtgcagcgctgcaaaggcgcgctgcacctccgctgGGGTGAACAGGTTCGCTGTCCGCCACAGCTTCATCTGACGACGCTTGTGAGCCAACGGaaggggtggaggagaaTGGGCAGAGATGTGGAGGCGGAAAGCCAAGTCAGACTCCCTCCTGACATCgcgacagcgacggaggTATGAGGTGCATCAGAGCGCCCTTGAGCAcatcgacacacacacgcgtgtacTCGTGCTTTTCCAAGTCCGGCCTCGCTTGCCGCTGAGCAGGGGAGGGATgttgcagcggcagcacaagACGGGGCGTTGACGCGACAGCCGGCACCGCGAtgtgcacacatacacagagagaTACAACCGGATGCACAACCAACACAAGCGAAGCACATGCACAGGCCCGTCAACATGAATGCGTCGTTACGCTAGATGCGGTGCTGACGCATCACGGAGGCACCACACTCCATGTACGTCTCTCGCGCTACGGCTGCCATCGCATACTCTGGGCTGGCGGCGAAGGTGCTGGCCCCTCTCCATACGGCATGCGTTGCTTGTGAACGATCGCGCACGTTCACCTCGTACTCGACTTGTCGACCCAGAGTGCCGCCCGAGGCGGccatgacggcggcggaACGCGCATCCAAGGCACGTTGCAGCCCGTGATACACGCGCTTCGCAAAGTGAGCGAAGCGCGTGTTGCCGCCAGCGAGGATGACGTTTGCGTACAGTGGCCGCCTGCAGTCCATCGGGCAGGACCACACAACAGAGTCGATCAGGGCGGGTAGGCCGCCGCACGCGGAGGCGGTCACAGCCGACGGTGCGGCGATCAAATCTGGCTGAAACATCGTCTCCGGTGCGAGGAATCTCTCGTAGCCCACGTCGATAGAGTACGGGGCCCCGGAGCGTGAGTGCAGCTCCGTGTGGTGGATCACGTAGGAAGGGAGGCACGATTCCGCCCGTGCAAGCTCGTGCGCGATGTCGTCTGCCGTGTAGCTGTAGCGCGCCTTCacccgctccgccacctctAGCGCTTGCTCAGCCTCGATACCCCGCTCGTGCTTCCGCAGGCTCTTCAGCACGTACTGTGTGATGTCCCGGCCCGCCACGGGAAAACgacgcgccgcgccggccaCCGCGTAACCCGCCACGAAGGGCACCACCTGCgtcacgccagcgccgctctccaccaccacggctgTGTCGCACCCGTCGCCAACGCTTCTAAGCACGAAGAGCGCCTGCGGGCCGATGCACAGCCGCGGCACCCCGAAACTCTCGAACATAACCTCCGCTGTCATCTCTCGTTGCTCGCACGGGGTGATGGCTGCCTCCGTCAGCAGCAAACCGATATCTTGTGGCTCAACGCAGACGTAGCGGTTGAAGAGGTGGCGCCAATACTCCTCCATGACATCCCAATCCACCACCAGCCCATGCTCTAGCGGTCTGCACCGCTGCATTCCGGGCCCCACCATTGTGGCAGCCGCGTCCCCAACGGCGAACGTCTCAGCCGACATGCGGTCCCGCCACGCACAAACGGTGGGCAGCGCAAACGTCGGCTCAGCGTTGCCAGCGTAGCCGAGGCGAGTGGTGCTCGTGCCGACgtcgcacaccaccaccgaagcggcgctggagctgcacgTCATTACCTCTACTCTTCTCTCGCACAAAGTCTGTGACGCTAGTGATGATGGCTGGGAGGGCGAAGGGAGGCTGTCGCACCACCGTGTCGCGTGTGTCTCATTGGGCGGAGGCGTCGGTGCCGGCGAAGAGGCCCGAAATGATTGAGAAGCAGAGGGGACAGAGGGTTGGTTGGTGGAGCTACACATCGGCACGCAGGGGTATGCCATATCAAGCCTTTTTTAGGCGCCAGCCTAGAGTGTCTACGCCGTGGTGAGACGGGGTGGGGTGACGGCACCCCACAGCGCGTGGCATCCCCAAGGGTCATCTGTACACCCCAACTCTGTCTCTGGGAAGGAAGCCCAGCagtgcacccccccccttctcccctcctgtATCCCTTGCCAATGcggagccgcttctcctggTAACAGGGTCAAGCACCTACAGCGTAGGGAGGTCAGAGCaggatgccgctgctgacgtcggcggccaggtgccggatggcgttgcgccggagcgacctgcgacagcgcacatgcacgacTCATGTGATGGGCAGAGAGTGTCGGCGTGACTCGAATgcatcccacccccggccctctcACACTGTCCTGCTGCTCTGTGGGGGGGAGGCCCTGTGCCATCGCGATGGGATTGCACCGTGTGGCGACCGGCACAATgtgagcggctgtgaggtggcctgcgaggcgggtgggtggcgggTAGGGTTTGAGGCTGACGCGCTGTGCCCTCAGATGCCCGAGCTGAGGCATTGctgtcgcgtgtgtgtccctgcagctgcttcgcaccaggCGATAGGGGGCCCGTGACAGGGCCGGTGCAAGAGTTGGGCTCGACCTCATGCTGCATAGGACAGAGGTAGACATGCTGGAGAAGACACGCAGAGTCTCTGCGCACTCGTAAACCCACCCGGAAACTTACGTGCACACGCCGGTCTACTGCGATCGGCACCGAGGGGAAAGGTGCCGTTGCACATGAGTGATGTGTGGAATGAGATCCATCGGCACCCGCACGTAAAGTGTGCACCGCCCGTGATGGGCGGTCGGAAGGCCTACGAGTCGAATGGGCTGGCGGGGTCAATGGAGTCCATGAGCTTCGTGCTGGAGTTCGTCAAGTACTGGATACGGCAAATCACCTCGTACGTGCCGCGCTGCATCTCATGTGCGAGTTTCTCCACCGCAGCTACCTTGTCCCCGCCCGTGAGGATCTGGTAGAGGTGGATGAGCACGagctcatcctcctcgtcggtgAAAGGGCGCTCCGTTCGGAAGGGCCGCCCTGCCGCGTGATATGTCGCGTCGCCGCAGTAACGACACTTTTGTTGCGCTCGCCCCTCCACCTGCAACGCGGCAGTGGCGTCTTTGAGCATCATTGTGCTGCCGATGCCAGCGCACGTGCCGCCAacgctggcgacgccgtcgatCAGGGCCAAGTTGTCGTGGCTGCGCCATGGGAAGCGCGCCGCGGTGAGATCGGCAAAGAGGACGTCGTCGGTCCGAATGGCGCCATCGCAGCGGAGAACCCTGCTTTCGAAATCCCATGCCTCtgccgacgccaccgccgctggtggcggagtggCAACACCTACGTTGACGGCAGGCCAGTTGCTCTCCGCGACGCTGTGCATCATGACGGTGCGGtaggcggtgtgtgtgcggtcaAAGAGTGTGTCGCTAGGCAAGCCGCGGTACTGCAGCGTCCAGAGAGTTACCCGCGGCGAGAGCGGGGCCAGCTGTACCGCGTTGGCGCGCAGCCCCTGGTCGTGCACCATGAAGACAATACGAAAGTCGAGGGAGGGGTTGCGGTGCGCCACGGCTTCCTCCAGATCGACGGCGAGCGCCAATTCCTCTTGAGGATAGCGCGCCGTGACGGTGCGGAAAAACGTGACGGGCCTCTCCGGGGAGTCCAGCATCGCGTCGAAGCGGCGCATCTTTACTTGAAAGTGGGCCTGCACGTATGGGTCGTTGAGGTCGAAGTGCGCAAAGGCCGTGTGCTGCCCGCGGAAGAGCACCCACGGCCCTACACACTCGGGCCggtacggcggcggcccagGCGGGTAGAAGCCCTCCGCAAAGCCGTTCCGGATGAAGTGCAGCAGTCCATCGAGGGTGACGCGACTGAAATCGAACGGGTACGCCTCCGTGCGCAGGCCCAGCTTCCCCAGCATCAGCGCTGGGCCGCACCATCCTCCTAGCGAGATGTACTTGCGCGGCAACGACGCGCCATGGAAGAGAGCGGCTTGGTGAGCCCGCCGACTACCACAGAACATGTCAGCGTGTACAAGAACAGGGTGCGCGGCACCAAaccttctgtgtgtgtgcgcgcatacACTTACGTGTGGTGGGAGTTCGCATGCGGGCGTCCGCAATCTGCATGaacgagaaagagagagtgcgaccactgccgtggctgcagcaacagcaccaATGACGTGAGCAACGCGACGAGGCGCgctgagagcgagagcgagggagagagagagatgaggTCGTGACAGAGCatgcggagggagggagggaggggaggggaggggaggggagaggcaccAACGAGTATGTGCGGCGATGCGCACCTGTGTATCTCGAGAGTCGTCTTCGCCTGCAAGACGGAACCAGGCTCTTGCCCTGCACGCTGCTCTCGGCGAAGTTGTACAACGTGCGCCAACTTGCATGCACACTTGTGCACGCGGGCTGTCTGCCCTATGGAGGCCTCCCGACGACTCCGCACCCCAGctcgctcagctgctgcCTCGTGAGTCATCGTAAGTCTCGGCCCGCACCCCTGCCTTCTGCTCTTGATGTCCCCCAGCTACAtcaggtgcgtgtgcgtcaaGAGCGCCACTCTTCACGGATCGGGCCGGTCACGTGGATCGTCCTCCTGAGTTggcgcatgtgtgtatgtatacgGGCTTCCTTTTACTTGTGCGTTGCTTTCACAGAGGGAAGTTACGAGAGTCACTTCGGCAACATGGCGGACGCGTCGGTGGGCGTGTGTCAtgtgcgcaggtgcgcgggagaggcggctgtgcgcctgcgAGGGTGGAGTGAACTTCGTTcttcgacacacacacacacacacacacacacacacacacacatgcacacacacacatgcacacggcGCATCAGCTGCCGAACAACACGATGAAGGCACAAAAAGGTGTTACCAAGTTATCGCGGAGTTTAACGAAAGAAGAATGAACAAACCCACCAGAGGTGATGCACGTGGGGAgcggcgaccgccgccgtcgccatcgtcgccatCATCGTCATCACCTCCCTTATCCAACGGCGAACACGTGCgagtggggagggtgggcgagggagagagcgacacaCCGAAGCAAGAACAATTTTGAAGAAAGAGTGCCAGCAACCATCTTCATCAGACACGACGAGCATCAACCACAGCCGCTGTCCTttacacgcgcacacgcacaaacacacacacacacacacacacagaggcggAGACTCACTGCAGCGACGGAAGCTCAGAAGCAGAAAGAACATCAACGAGCACGACAGTCGAAGGCGAGGAGACGAGTAAAATgtcacccaccccaccccaccccgacacacacacacacgcactgctCATGCACGCGCATGTCTGCACGGAAAaaggacagagagaaaggcagAGCGGAGACGGGAGGCAGAGAAGTGGCCGGCCCACTGAGGACGATCACACAGCCGCTTGCCACTCTCCTGGAGGCGAACATCTGCGGGTCACATTCGTGGCTCGTCACCCCCCTCCACTCAGCTTTCCACCTGCTCCATCACCTTCCCTCGTGCTGCATGCGCAGCAATGCTTTTCGTTCGCCTTTCGCCTCCTCACCTTTAGTAGCCACCGTTTTCTGGGCGCGAGCGCTtgaagccgccgccaccacgaccgCCTCGACCGCCGCGGTCGTTGTTGAAGCCGCTAGTGTTCATGCGCGGGCGCTTAAACCCGTTGCCTTCGTTGTCGCCATAGCTACCGCGCTGCTCCaagccggcgccggcgccgcgggcGTTGCCACTCTTGCCGTAAGTGATGCCCTCCTCAAAAGCCTTGAGGCGGTTCTCCACCTTGCTGCGGTACTCAAGGGCAGGCGTGTTGTCGCCCTCGCCGAAAGAGTCGATGCGGGCGCTCAGCGACGCCTTTGCAGCGAGTACACGGGACATGGTGCCCTTCTGCGCCGGGGCCGCCTTGGCCACCACGGAGGCGTTGTACAGA
This window encodes:
- a CDS encoding actin-related protein 3, putative arp3; translation: MTCSSSAASVVVCDVGTSTTRLGYAGNAEPTFALPTVCAWRDRMSAETFAVGDAAATMVGPGMQRCRPLEHGLVVDWDVMEEYWRHLFNRYVCVEPQDIGLLLTEAAITPCEQREMTAEVMFESFGVPRLCIGPQALFVLRSVGDGCDTAVVVESGAGVTQVVPFVAGYAVAGAARRFPVAGRDITQYVLKSLRKHERGIEAEQALEVAERVKARYSYTADDIAHELARAESCLPSYVIHHTELHSRSGAPYSIDVGYERFLAPETMFQPDLIAAPSAVTASACGGLPALIDSVVWSCPMDCRRPLYANVILAGGNTRFAHFAKRVYHGLQRALDARSAAVMAASGGTLGRQVEYEVNVRDRSQATHAVWRGASTFAASPEYAMAAVARETYMECGASVMRQHRI